From the Daucus carota subsp. sativus chromosome 8, DH1 v3.0, whole genome shotgun sequence genome, one window contains:
- the LOC108199327 gene encoding uncharacterized protein LOC108199327 isoform X1 codes for MEGRDVQLRASGDAFSVKNKEEGEVTSSSDDDERPCHRSSQLDDRSSLQRVRSGSAPVKRNIQHDTTVAKSVPTNSRAGFVGQASRSNCQPHNRKKFEKNRTPFVISFSDDDSGSESEEHRQKSTYESRNETHGVVRSRRPPAASSSKVHPGNTRKEAMLPRKVSPSRTSVSSMMETGRLPSRNGGHVKSIIMNNKSKAEQEHEGNQNIHLNSSKLQDLRQLIAIRENELKRKVNKKKESPPSSCKADSATNLSSGASKMHREAHDDFVQYELKEPDRKRLKFEESHACPVKTEHRQGVMYTEPTLVSENVVLEKSGQQLIDNRCSYEKTVLGTSQCQRAEKNVCAGDDSNVAREGTSGITDVCCCNHAVQLAGPIIAVNRPVDTSNNTPHIANLGHPVGMNHQSPSLSGNKTINEFRPANKAVEPVRKDAQASRSNLNNNFTLENLNVSGTTNMDLQGLMEIEELHDKELEDAQEYRHKCELEERTALKAYRRAQRATMEANSRCAHLYRNRELFSAQLRSLMMDNPNMIWSSRLDDQRGEGPNSFNNLHIVPSRRRVESELYAHNHGENVSAVRSANVTQPNVSGLEENKKDFAINPSSEPDTSMFWSASLHNHTGEGLVSLKDPEVNMRAEPSGQQTTSRLCAHHQCKDEGNVRSANAFQQKVYKRYDRQALAVDPSSEPNTSTSEPEDNNADVNAAGCQSSDSNMSAEEEDEAFLIEHEIKDSNLENQREEVISGEHRELLYDESRNLNSSQDSLLLEASLRSQLFARLGVNSSLNKRGLGQKINDETESRSHPGNEDSLGLAQKLKDQAESSTHDGNEDSPEPSTGNLLSSDAKKDLSLDLGGNAIDRTLSELPLQIKANCYVEKSSNFGSTSTALPLDNKYLVEVLYPVLKSAFVHMKAVDVVSSVHLHTESNSTDPYTKVKNSSDDSHYEIESISSNSTPREETSVDSFKDVGFYSCNHDIDPLWPLCMYELRGKCNDDECPWQHVRDHSRIKLNIDNAIEDEGLAAAPGMMTAGAVRFSKSLDLLKLTSPSYLVCLDMMKADLRVRKSVLGQSEASCWQKSFSATLVLSSLLPRGLLSGEPFLHGPGARIESYGSWNRQSSYFHSIQGMIRQNQPLVDNDESLDIALVILSQEANKQKGRIEALKVLARALEADSKSAVLWIVYLHIYYCNQKSIGKDDMFKYAVEHNRGSYELWLMYINSREQLEDRFFAYDASLSALSHNASPDKDAVHASECILDIFLQMMNTLCFSGKVGKALEKLHELFPSKINSCELYGLSEVVACLTVRDKCIFWVCCAYLILYKKLPDAVVSQFECQKELLALEWVSTQLTLDEKQQAVSLLEMAENSLELDIDSESHQSETAPKARHMFALNHIRCVAVLEGLECSRNLLDRYMKLYPSCLGLALVAARAHELASENTSFDGFERALNNWPEDVPGVQCLWNQYVEYALQSGRVSYVQTLMDRWYHSVWRVKRSQHEIVDIDTLDGEKSPGSQNSDAHFCNPSDIDRSFGLLNFSIYKLLQNDRTGAHSAIDRALKCASAKNYKHCVREHAMFLLTNGSQLKDTPPASKMLNFLEVYLANSYTFPTTELLSRKFIQTIKKSRVQQLVSNLFYPVSSDISLVNLVLQVCYGPLLLPQTYDKLTDIVDLVESLMEIFPANYELAISVGKLLSRASSYAVVGSSVSFWASSILVNALFNTVPVAPEYVWVEAANVLHDLEIIQPMSLSFHKRALEVYPFSMKLWNSYLTLCKTTGPENAVKSEAARRGIELD; via the exons ATGGAAGGGAGGGATGTGCAGCTGAGAGCTTCCGGTGATGCATTTTCGGTGAAAAACAAAGAAGAAGGCGAGGTGACGTCATCTTCCGATGATGAT GAACGTCCATGTCACAGATCTTCTCAGCTTGATGATAGATCCTCACTTCAAAGAGTGCGGAGTGGGTCTGCTCCGGTAAAAAGAAATATACAACATGATACTACTG TAGCAAAGTCTGTCCCGACCAATAGTCGTGCGGGGTTTGTTGGCCAGGCTTCCAGATCTAATTGTCAGCCACATAATCGCAAGAAGTTTGAGAAGAACCGAACTCCATTTGTTATAAGCTTTTCGGACGATGATAGTGGCAGTGAGTCTGAAGAGCACAGGCAGAAAAGTACATATGAATCAAGAAATGAAACTCATGGAGTGGTTAGAAGTAGAAGACCCCCAGCTGCTTCATCTTCGAAAGTGCATCCAGGGAATACTAGGAAAGAGGCCATGTTACCTAGAAAAGTGTCACCGAGTCGCACTTCCGTGTCATCAATGATGGAAACTGGGAGACTACCTTCTAGGAATGGTGGGCATGTAAAAAGCATCATTATGAATAACAAAAGCAAAGCAGAACAGGAACATGAAGGTAACCAAAATATTCACTTAAATAGCAGTAAACTTCAAGACTTGCGACAGCTTATTGCAATAAGAGAAAATGAGTTGAAGCGTAAAGTGAACAAAAAGAAGGAATCACCTCCAAGCTCTTGTAAGGCTGATAGTGCAACAAATTTGAGCAGTGGAGCTAGTAAGATGCACAGAGAAGCTCATGATGATTTTGTACAGTATGAACTAAAAGAGCCAGACAGAAAGCGACTAAAATTTGAAGAATCTCATGCATGCCCAGTGAAAACAGAACACAGGCAAGGTGTTATGTATACAGAGCCAACATTAGTATCAGAGAATGTTGTGTTGGAGAAAAGTGGTCAGCAGTTGATAGATAATCGTTGCTCCTATGAGAAGACTGTCCTGGGAACAAGTCAATGTCAAAGAGCTGAGAAAAATGTTTGTGCAGGCGATGATTCTAATGTTGCGAGAGAAG GTACTTCTGGCATCACTGATGTGTGTTGCTGTAACCATGCTGTTCAGTTGGCAGGTCCTATAATAGCTGTAAATAGGCCTGTTGACACCTCAAATAACACACCA CACATTGCAAATTTAGGGCATCCTGTCGGGATGAATCATCAATCCCCTTCTCTCTCTGGCAACAAAACAATTAATGAATTCAGACCTGCTAATAAAGCTGTAGAGCCTGTAAGGAAGGATGCACAG GCATCTCGAAGCAATCTAAATAACAATTTTACATTAGAAAATCTAAACGTCTCAGGAACTACCAACATGGACCTACAGGGATTAATGGAGATTGAAGAATTGCATGACAAGGAGCTGGAGGACGCGCAAGAGTATCGACATAAGTGTGAATTAGAAGAACGGACTGCTCTTAAAGCTTATCGCAGGGCACAACGAGCTACAATGGAGGCTAACAGTAGATGTGCTCATCTTTACCGTAATAGAGAACTATTTTCAGCCCAATTGCGATCTCTAATGATGGACAATCCAAATATGATTTGGTCTTCAAGGCTAGATGACCAACGTGGGGAGGGACCTAATTCCTTCAATAACTTGCATATAGTACCATCACGCCGTCGAGTGGAGTCTGAATTATATGCTCATAATCATGGCGAAAATGTTTCAGCTGTTAGATCTGCTAATGTAACCCAACCAAATGTGTCTGGTCTTGAAGAGAATAAAAAAGATTTTGCTATTAATCCCAGCAGTGAGCCTGATACTAGTATGTTTTGGTCGGCAAGTCTACATAATCACACTGGTGAAGGGCTAGTTTCCTTAAAAGACCCTGAAGTTAATATGCGTGCAGAACCATCAGGCCAGCAAACGACGTCAAGGTTATGTGCTCACCATCAGTGTAAAGATGAAGGAAATGTTAGATCTGCTAATGCCTTCCAACAGAAAGTATATAAGCGTTATGATCGACAAGCTTTGGCTGTCGATCCCAGCAGTGAGCCTAATACTAGTACATCAGAACCCGAAGACAACAATGCTGATGTGAATGCTGCTGGCTGTCAATCCAGTGATTCTAACATGTCAGCAGAGGAGGAGGATGAGGCTTTTTTAATCGAACATGAAATCAAAGATTCCAATCTAGAAAATCAGAGGGAGGAAGTAATATCTGGTGAACACAGGGAACTCCTATATGATGAATCAAGAAACTTAAATAGTTCTCAAGATTCTTTACTTCTCGAAGCATCTCTGCGATCTCAACTCTTTGCAAGGCTAGGAGTTAACAGTTCACTAAACAAGAGGGGGCTGGGACAGAAAATAAATGATGAAACAGAAAGCAGGTCTCATCCTGGCAATGAAGATAGCCTGGGGTTGGCACAGAAACTAAAAGATCAAGCAGAGAGCAGTACCCATGACGGTAATGAGGATAGCCCAGAGCCGAGCACGGGGAACTTACTGTCTTCTGATGCAAAGAAAGATCTATCTTTGGATCTTGGAG GTAATGCGATAGACCGAACATTATCTGAGCTCCCTTTGCAGATCAAGGCTAATTGCTATGTAGAGAAATCTTCTAATTTTGGATCTACTTCTACTGCTCTTCCTTTAGACAACAAATACCTGGTCGAAGTATTGTATCCTGTTCTGAAGAGTGCATTTGTTCACATGAAGGCTGTAGATGTGGTTAGCTCAGTTCACTTACATACTGAGTCCAACAGTACCGACCCATATACTAAAGTCAAAAACAGCAGTGATGATAGTCACTATGAAATAGAGTCGATTAGTTCAAATTCAACTCCCAGGGAAGAGACTTCAGTGGATAGTTTTAAAGACGTTGGATTTTATTCCTGCAATCATGATATAGACCCCCTCTGGCCACTTTGCATGTATGAACTACGTGGAAAATGCAACGACGATGAGTGCCCATGGCAGCATGTCAGAGATCACTCTCGTATAAAGCTGAACATAGATAATGCTATCG AAGACGAAGGTCTAGCAGCAGCTCCTGGAATGATGACTGCTGGTGCAGTTAGATTTTCCAAGTCCTTGGATCTTCTCAAGTTAACTTCCCCGTCATATCTGGTCTGCTTAGACATGATGAAAGCTGATTTGCGTGTACGTAAATCTGTTCTGGGACAAAGTGAGGCAAGTTGTTGGCAGAAGAGTTTCAGTGCTACCTTGGTACTGTCTAGTTTACTTCCAAGGGGTTTGCTTTCAGGGGAGCCATTTTTGCATGGCCCTGGCGCTCGTATCGAGTCATATGGTAGTTGGAACAGGCAATCGTCATACTTCCACAGCATACAGGGCATG ATTCGACAAAATCAACCCTTGGTCGATAATGATGAATCTCTTGACATAGCTCTAGTTATTCTCAGCCAGGAGGCTAATAAGCAAAAGGGTCGGATCGAG GCTCTTAAGGTGCTTGCTCGAGCTCTCGAAGCAGATTCGAAATCTGCAGTTCTTTGGATTGTTTATTTGCACATTTACTATTGCAATCAGAAGTCAATTGGAAAGGATGACATGTTTAAATATGCG GTTGAACACAACAGAGGATCCTATGAACTTTGGCTTATGTACATCAATAGTCGTGAACAGCTCGAGGATAGATTTTTTGCATATGATGCCAGTTTATCCGCCCTTTCTCACAATGCATCTCCTGACAAAGATGCAGTGCATGCTAGCGAATGCATCCTGGATATTTTTCTGCAGATGATGAATACATTATGCTTCTCCGGAAAAGTCGGCAAAGCTCTTGAAAAATTACATGAGCTTTTTCCTTCTAAAATAAATTCGTGTGAACTTTATGGTCTTTCTGAAGTTGTTGCATGCTTAACTGTTCGGGACAAATGTATTTTCTGGGTCTGTTGTGCGTACCTAATCTTGTACAAAAAACTGCCTGATGCTGTGGTGTCACAGTTTGAATGCCAGAAAGAACTTTTAGCACTGGAATGGGTGTCCACTCAGTTAACATTGGATGAGAAGCAGCAGGCAGTCAGTTTGTTGGAAATGGCAGAAAATTCTTTAGAACTGGACATAGATTCTGAATCACATCAAAGTGAAACTGCTCCTAAAGCCAGACACATGTTCGCTCTTAATCATATTAGGTGTGTAGCGGTGCTTGAAGGCTTGGAATGTAGTAGGAACTTGTTGGACAGATACATGAAACTTTACCCATCTTGCCTGGGACTTGCTTTAGTGGCAGCACGAGCACATGAACTAGCATCGGAGAATACGAGTTTTGATGGGTTTGAAAGGGCTCTTAATAATTGGCCGGAAGACGTCCCGGGTGTTCAGTGTCTGTGGAATCAGTATGTGGAATACGCCCTTCAGAGTGGGAGAGTGAGTTATGTGCAGACGTTAATGGATCGATGGTATCATTCTGTTTGGAGGGTAAAACGTTCTCAACATGAAATAGTAGATATAGATACTCTGGATGGTGAAAAGTCTCCGGGGTCGCAAAATTCTGATGCTCACTTTTGTAATCCCAGTGATATTGACCGTTCATTTGGGCTGCTTAATTTCTCCATCTATAAGCTATTGCAGAATGATCGGACTGGAGCACACTCCGCCATTGACAGGGCATTAAAGTGTGCTTCTGCCAAGAATTACAAGCACTGTGTGAGAGAGCATGCCATGTTTTTGCTGACGAATGGTTCACAGTTAAAAGATACTCCTCCTGCTAGTAAAATGTTAAATTTCCTTGAGGTTTATCTAGCTAATTCCTATACTTTTCCCACCACAGAACTGTTGTCAAGAAAATTCATTCAGACTATCAAGAAATCACGAGTTCAGCAATTAGTCAGCAACTTGTTTTATCCCGTCTCTTCAGACATTTCTCTGGTGAATTTGGTGCTTCAAGTATGCTATGGCCCATTGCTGCTGCCTCAAACATATGATAAACTGACAGATATTGTTGATTTGGTTGAATCTTTAATGGAAATCTTTCCAGCCAATTATGAGCTAGCTATATCTGTTGGCAAGTTGCTAAGCAGAGCTTCCAGTTATGCTGTTGTAGGATCTTCTGTGTCGTTTTGGGCGAGTTCAATTTTGGTTAATGCACTCTTTAATACTGTGCCAGTGGCACCAGAGTATGTATGGGTAGAGGCGGCAAATGTTTTGCATGATCTTGAAATTATCCAGCCTATGTCTCTTAGTTTCCACAAAAGAGCTTTAGAAGTATATCCGTTCTCCATGAAGTTGTGGAACTCCTATCTCACCTTATGCAAGACTACTGGACCTGAAAATGCAGTCAAAAGTGAGGCAGCAAGAAGAGGAATAGAACTAGATTGA